A single Brevundimonas sp. M20 DNA region contains:
- a CDS encoding alkaline phosphatase PhoX → MRLNRRNLMGTGGAALAFSGLARHAAAQTSAVEETYLNQIHGYGPLKADPNRLLDLPEGFTYQVIAQSGDTMDDGLFVPGQPDGMACFPLDGAQVALVMNHELKGSSSLHRNLGPGGLHQERLGQLDASKAFDTYKDGRPLPGGCSTLIYDLATRQAVSHRLTLAGTSTNCCGGPTPWGSWLSCEETIETPADADVTRAHGWVFEVPATATGPVDPVPLKAMGRFDHEAVCIDPRTGYAYLTEDVNDSLLYRFIPNVPGKLAEGGKLQALAWKGAPSADTRNQDGQRSWAVGDWREIEWIDLHDVEDPAGDLRRRGHRDGAALIARGEGIWWGDDEMYFTATSGGPIRAGQVMRLVPGLNGAADRLQLFVESADRKVANMADNITIAPWGHLILCEDNYSDEVRNHLKGVTPEGQIYVIARNVFRGNSEFAGACFSPDGEVLFVNIMYPGMTLAIRGPWESVRA, encoded by the coding sequence ATGCGTCTGAACCGTCGTAACCTCATGGGAACGGGCGGCGCCGCCCTCGCCTTCTCGGGTCTGGCCCGCCACGCGGCCGCCCAGACCTCCGCCGTTGAAGAGACCTACCTGAACCAGATCCACGGCTACGGCCCGCTGAAGGCCGATCCGAACCGCCTGCTCGATCTGCCCGAGGGCTTCACCTATCAGGTCATCGCCCAGAGCGGCGACACCATGGACGACGGCCTGTTCGTCCCCGGCCAGCCGGACGGCATGGCCTGCTTCCCGCTGGACGGCGCGCAGGTCGCGCTGGTCATGAACCATGAGCTGAAGGGCTCCAGCAGCCTGCACCGCAACCTCGGTCCCGGCGGCCTGCATCAGGAGCGGCTGGGTCAACTGGACGCCTCCAAAGCGTTCGACACCTACAAGGACGGCCGTCCCCTCCCCGGCGGTTGCTCGACCCTGATCTATGACCTCGCCACCCGTCAGGCCGTCAGCCATCGCCTGACCCTCGCCGGCACCTCGACCAACTGCTGCGGCGGCCCGACGCCCTGGGGCAGCTGGCTCAGCTGCGAGGAGACCATCGAGACCCCCGCAGACGCGGACGTGACCAGGGCCCACGGCTGGGTGTTCGAGGTGCCCGCCACCGCCACCGGCCCCGTCGATCCCGTGCCGCTGAAGGCCATGGGCCGCTTCGACCATGAGGCCGTCTGCATCGATCCGCGCACCGGCTACGCCTATCTGACCGAGGATGTGAACGACAGCCTGCTGTACCGCTTCATCCCGAACGTCCCCGGCAAGCTGGCCGAGGGCGGCAAGCTGCAGGCCCTCGCCTGGAAGGGCGCCCCGTCCGCCGACACCCGCAATCAGGACGGTCAGCGCAGCTGGGCCGTCGGCGACTGGCGCGAGATCGAGTGGATCGACCTTCACGACGTGGAAGACCCCGCCGGCGACCTGCGCCGGCGCGGCCACCGCGACGGCGCAGCCCTGATCGCCCGTGGCGAAGGCATCTGGTGGGGCGACGACGAGATGTACTTCACCGCCACCTCGGGCGGTCCGATCCGCGCCGGTCAGGTGATGCGTCTGGTCCCCGGCCTGAACGGCGCCGCCGACCGCCTTCAGCTGTTCGTCGAGAGCGCGGACAGGAAGGTCGCCAACATGGCCGACAACATCACCATCGCGCCCTGGGGTCACCTGATCCTGTGCGAGGACAACTACTCCGACGAGGTCCGCAACCACCTGAAGGGCGTCACGCCCGAGGGCCAGATCTATGTGATCGCCCGCAACGTCTTCCGGGGGAACTCGGAGTTCGCCGGCGCCTGCTTCTCGCCCGACGGCGAGGTGCTGTTCGTCAACATCATGTACCCCGGCATGACCCTGGCCATCCGGGGGCCGTGGGAGAGCGTGCGGGCGTAA
- the rpsI gene encoding 30S ribosomal protein S9 — MTDVTTENTGFDALKGLSSAAEDAAPAVQKLDAQGRAYSTGKRKNAIARVWVKPGTGKFTINGKDQEQYFARPVLRMMIAQPLVVTERETQFDVICTVEGSGLSGQAGAIRHGLSHALTHYEPELRKVLKPHGFLTRDSRVVERKKYGRAKARRSFQFSKR; from the coding sequence ATGACCGACGTCACCACCGAAAACACCGGCTTCGACGCCCTGAAGGGCCTGTCGAGCGCCGCTGAAGACGCCGCCCCCGCCGTCCAGAAGCTGGACGCGCAAGGCCGCGCCTACTCGACCGGCAAGCGCAAGAACGCGATCGCCCGCGTGTGGGTGAAGCCGGGCACCGGCAAGTTCACCATCAACGGCAAGGACCAGGAGCAGTATTTCGCTCGTCCGGTTCTGCGCATGATGATCGCCCAGCCGCTGGTCGTCACCGAGCGTGAAACCCAGTTCGACGTGATCTGCACCGTCGAAGGTTCGGGCCTGTCGGGCCAGGCCGGCGCGATCCGCCACGGCCTGTCGCACGCCCTGACCCACTACGAGCCGGAACTGCGCAAGGTTCTGAAGCCGCACGGCTTCCTGACCCGCGACAGCCGCGTCGTCGAGCGTAAGAAGTACGGCCGCGCCAAGGCCCGCCGTTCGTTCCAGTTCTCGAAGCGCTAA
- a CDS encoding arsenate reductase, whose protein sequence is MTITLYGIPNCDTVKKARVWLEQNGQAFAFHDYKKAGIDRETLAGWVATHGWEIVLNRAGTTFKALPPEDKADLTAEKAIGLMLANPSMIKRPVLDVDGRTTVGFKPEIYAAVFG, encoded by the coding sequence ATGACCATCACCCTCTACGGCATTCCCAACTGCGACACGGTCAAGAAGGCGCGCGTCTGGCTCGAGCAGAACGGTCAGGCGTTCGCCTTCCACGACTACAAGAAGGCCGGGATTGATCGGGAGACGCTGGCGGGCTGGGTGGCGACGCACGGATGGGAGATCGTGCTGAACCGCGCGGGGACGACGTTCAAGGCCTTGCCGCCCGAGGACAAGGCGGACCTGACGGCGGAGAAGGCCATCGGCCTGATGCTGGCCAATCCGTCGATGATCAAACGTCCGGTGCTGGACGTCGACGGCCGCACGACCGTGGGCTTCAAACCCGAGATCTATGCGGCCGTGTTCGGCTGA
- a CDS encoding COX15/CtaA family protein, producing the protein MKRFGGRDQSRSVAIWLWTVAVMVFAMVVVGGVTRLTGSGLSITEWKPIMGALPPMNHADWMDAFEKYKAIPQYQQVNAGMSLAEFQGIFFWEWFHRLLGRLIGVVFALPFFVFLAMRKLPRRLILRCVVLLGLGGLQGLIGWWMVTSGLSERVDVAPERLATHLGLALIIFMGLIWTGLEAWNGEEHSRSPEGWSRGAAILLGAVFFQCLLGGLVAGAKAGFVYTDWPLMNGDLLPPVEWGKGALAFLHDQALVQFNHRIFAYGLLIGGTIYAVQAWRWRLAEGLGASAFVVAVALWLQAALGVITLMHAVPMWLGGLHQAGAALVLAAATVNLWLVRRSQPRLFVSGPRVSGLF; encoded by the coding sequence ATGAAGCGTTTTGGCGGTAGGGATCAGAGCCGGTCGGTGGCGATCTGGTTGTGGACCGTGGCGGTCATGGTGTTCGCCATGGTGGTGGTCGGCGGCGTGACGCGCCTGACCGGCTCAGGCCTGTCGATCACCGAGTGGAAGCCGATCATGGGCGCGCTGCCGCCGATGAACCACGCCGACTGGATGGACGCCTTCGAGAAGTACAAGGCGATCCCGCAGTACCAGCAGGTCAATGCGGGAATGAGTCTGGCCGAGTTCCAGGGCATCTTCTTCTGGGAGTGGTTCCACCGCCTGCTGGGCCGGTTGATCGGGGTGGTCTTCGCCCTGCCGTTCTTCGTCTTCCTGGCGATGCGGAAGCTGCCGCGCCGCCTGATCCTGCGCTGCGTGGTCCTGCTGGGCCTTGGCGGCCTGCAAGGGCTGATCGGCTGGTGGATGGTCACCAGCGGACTGAGCGAGCGCGTGGACGTGGCTCCCGAGCGGCTGGCGACCCATCTGGGGCTGGCGCTCATCATCTTCATGGGCCTGATCTGGACCGGGCTGGAGGCCTGGAACGGGGAGGAGCATTCGCGCTCGCCCGAGGGCTGGAGCCGGGGCGCGGCCATCCTGCTGGGCGCGGTCTTCTTCCAGTGCCTGCTGGGCGGCCTCGTGGCCGGGGCCAAGGCGGGCTTCGTCTATACCGACTGGCCGCTGATGAACGGCGACCTCCTGCCGCCGGTGGAGTGGGGCAAGGGCGCGCTGGCCTTCCTGCACGATCAGGCGCTCGTTCAGTTCAACCACCGCATCTTCGCCTATGGCCTGCTGATCGGCGGGACGATCTATGCGGTGCAGGCCTGGCGCTGGCGGCTGGCGGAAGGTCTGGGTGCGAGCGCCTTCGTGGTGGCCGTGGCCCTGTGGCTGCAGGCGGCGCTGGGCGTCATCACCCTGATGCACGCGGTGCCGATGTGGCTGGGCGGGCTGCATCAGGCGGGCGCAGCCCTGGTGCTGGCGGCCGCGACGGTGAACCTGTGGCTGGTCCGCCGGTCGCAGCCCCGGTTGTTCGTGTCGGGGCCGCGGGTGAGCGGGCTGTTCTAG
- the rplM gene encoding 50S ribosomal protein L13, with translation MKSTTASLKPAEVEKKWIHIDAEGVVVGRLATFIANRLRGKHRGDYTPHVDCGDYVIVTNVDKVVFTGKKNTDKVYYRHTGHPGGVKETTPAKVLGGRFPERVLEKAVERMLPKESPLARKQMTHLRLFAGAEHSHAAQSPETIDFASKSAKNTRSV, from the coding sequence CTGAAGAGCACCACGGCTTCGCTGAAGCCGGCCGAGGTCGAGAAGAAGTGGATCCACATCGACGCCGAAGGCGTCGTGGTGGGCCGTCTCGCGACCTTCATCGCCAACCGTCTGCGCGGCAAGCACCGCGGCGACTACACCCCGCACGTCGATTGCGGCGACTATGTCATCGTGACCAACGTCGACAAGGTCGTCTTCACCGGCAAGAAGAACACCGACAAGGTGTACTACCGTCACACCGGCCACCCGGGCGGCGTCAAGGAAACCACCCCGGCCAAGGTGCTGGGCGGTCGTTTCCCGGAACGCGTCCTGGAGAAGGCTGTCGAGCGCATGCTGCCGAAGGAAAGCCCGCTGGCCCGCAAGCAGATGACGCACCTGCGTCTGTTCGCCGGCGCCGAGCACAGCCACGCCGCCCAGTCGCCCGAAACCATCGACTTCGCCTCGAAGTCGGCCAAGAACACCCGGAGCGTCTGA
- a CDS encoding transglycosylase — translation MQYADIVTAVVAAFALAWLADLLTGRRGLFATSLVAATGAVAGWFLAVRVFGVSTMDEWGWVLWSMIGSAVALVAFFLFRSKR, via the coding sequence TTGCAGTACGCCGATATCGTCACCGCCGTCGTGGCCGCCTTCGCCCTCGCCTGGCTGGCCGATCTGCTGACCGGCCGTCGCGGTCTGTTCGCCACCTCGCTTGTCGCGGCCACGGGCGCCGTCGCCGGCTGGTTCCTCGCCGTGCGGGTGTTCGGGGTCTCCACCATGGACGAATGGGGCTGGGTCCTGTGGTCGATGATCGGCTCGGCCGTCGCCCTGGTCGCCTTCTTCCTCTTCCGCAGCAAACGCTGA
- a CDS encoding DUF2842 domain-containing protein codes for MGGSTRRFIAMIGVLAFLALWIWGVIALRGLFPAGMLLDLLFFAVGGVGWGVPLYPLFKWAESGKD; via the coding sequence ATGGGCGGCAGCACCCGACGCTTCATCGCCATGATCGGCGTTCTGGCCTTTCTGGCCCTGTGGATCTGGGGCGTCATCGCCCTGCGCGGCCTGTTCCCGGCCGGCATGCTGCTGGACCTGCTGTTCTTCGCCGTCGGCGGCGTCGGTTGGGGCGTGCCCCTCTATCCGCTGTTCAAATGGGCCGAGAGCGGCAAGGACTGA
- a CDS encoding 2'-5' RNA ligase family protein, translated as MMMTAQGGFDFGTAQSIERLFVGLMLPAAQAEQAAEVRRRSRELYGLGGGEIRSDRLHVTLIHVGDYAGSIRADVAADVSAVIAEMERPSFVVSFDRVGSFGGAPGKHPHVLLGEAGVEALKAFRLSLWEAIHRRLKKTLSNPQFNPHVTLMYGDARLPDRAVAPISWRATEVELIHSEVGRSVYHTLGRWPLG; from the coding sequence ATGATGATGACGGCGCAGGGCGGCTTTGACTTCGGAACCGCGCAGAGCATTGAGAGGCTGTTCGTCGGCCTGATGCTGCCCGCCGCGCAGGCCGAGCAGGCCGCGGAGGTGCGTCGCCGATCACGCGAACTGTACGGGCTGGGCGGCGGCGAGATCCGGTCGGATCGGCTGCATGTGACCCTGATCCACGTCGGCGACTATGCGGGCAGCATCCGCGCCGATGTCGCGGCCGATGTGTCGGCGGTGATCGCCGAAATGGAGCGGCCCTCTTTCGTGGTCTCGTTCGACCGGGTCGGCAGCTTCGGCGGCGCGCCGGGCAAGCATCCGCACGTCCTGCTGGGCGAGGCAGGCGTGGAGGCGCTGAAGGCGTTCCGCTTGAGCCTGTGGGAGGCGATCCACCGTCGCCTGAAGAAGACGCTGTCGAATCCGCAGTTCAATCCGCACGTCACCCTGATGTACGGCGATGCCCGCCTGCCGGATCGGGCCGTGGCGCCGATCTCATGGCGCGCGACGGAGGTGGAGCTGATCCACAGCGAGGTGGGGCGTTCGGTCTATCACACGCTGGGGCGCTGGCCGCTGGGTTAG